The Erythrobacter aurantius genome includes a window with the following:
- a CDS encoding ATP-binding protein, with product MTLQPSAVERLPMGSWQTFPVAGILLAMVVFVALLLLGTDPILSAAVIIVWIGSLLVTAGQPPEPPPVVVKPSFTRDAMRDLIENSSTPLLVTEKNLIVIANRVARKLLGQHIIGQDARVAFRHPEAAALVGEQRNGQAIVRGLVRRQDIWQVNRQAVDDKLAVIELINQTAEADISRAHTDFVANASHELRTPLAAILGYVETLRESGGNLGSPTSQRFLETIEREAQRLHSLISDLMSLSRVEAEKHDLPQQLHPLGKLVERAARDAAGSERMQRLAIELTESPSVRGDEQQLEQVVRNLVDNALKYGAADCIVKVRLDLARDGMARISVIDQGDGIAPEHIPHLTRRFYRTDPGRSRASGGTGLGLAIVKHIVERHRGKLDIESDLGKGTRVIVRLPTVESTGKASGSVPASAIADLPDAQDDQDSTALS from the coding sequence TTGACCTTGCAGCCGAGCGCTGTAGAGCGATTGCCTATGGGCTCTTGGCAGACCTTTCCTGTGGCCGGCATTCTCCTTGCGATGGTGGTTTTCGTTGCCTTGCTGCTGCTTGGCACGGATCCGATTCTGTCTGCTGCCGTCATCATTGTCTGGATCGGATCTCTGCTCGTAACCGCAGGTCAACCGCCCGAGCCACCGCCGGTCGTGGTAAAGCCATCCTTTACCCGCGACGCCATGCGCGATCTGATCGAGAACTCCTCGACACCCCTGCTGGTGACGGAAAAAAACCTGATCGTGATCGCCAATCGCGTCGCGCGCAAGCTGTTGGGACAGCACATAATCGGACAAGATGCACGGGTCGCGTTTCGCCACCCGGAGGCGGCAGCATTGGTTGGCGAACAGCGCAATGGCCAGGCCATCGTGCGCGGCCTCGTGCGTCGGCAGGACATCTGGCAGGTCAATCGGCAAGCTGTCGATGACAAGCTCGCCGTTATCGAACTGATCAACCAAACTGCCGAAGCCGATATCAGCCGCGCCCATACCGATTTTGTGGCCAACGCGAGCCATGAGCTGCGCACGCCGCTTGCCGCGATCCTCGGCTACGTCGAAACGCTAAGGGAAAGCGGCGGCAACCTTGGTTCGCCCACCTCGCAGCGCTTTCTCGAGACAATCGAACGCGAGGCACAACGCCTCCACAGCCTGATCAGCGATTTGATGAGCCTGTCACGCGTGGAAGCGGAAAAGCACGATTTGCCTCAACAGTTGCATCCGCTCGGAAAGCTGGTGGAACGCGCAGCGCGGGATGCAGCGGGTTCCGAGAGGATGCAGCGCCTAGCGATTGAATTGACGGAGAGCCCGAGCGTTCGTGGCGATGAACAGCAGCTGGAACAGGTGGTGCGAAACCTCGTCGACAACGCGCTGAAATACGGCGCAGCAGATTGCATCGTGAAGGTCCGCCTGGACCTCGCGCGCGATGGCATGGCGAGAATCAGCGTTATCGATCAAGGGGATGGAATTGCGCCTGAGCATATCCCGCACCTGACACGGCGATTCTATCGCACCGATCCGGGCCGCAGCCGGGCATCAGGCGGCACCGGCCTCGGCCTCGCCATCGTCAAACACATCGTGGAACGTCATCGCGGAAAGCTCGACATTGAGAGCGACCTGGGCAAAGGGACCCGCGTGATTGTCCGTCTGCCGACCGTCGAATCCACCGGAAAGGCATCAGGATCCGTTCCAGCATCCGCCATTGCTGACCTTCCTGATGCGCAAGATGATCAGGATTCGACAGCCCTGTCGTAA
- a CDS encoding NAD(P)H-dependent flavin oxidoreductase, with the protein MPLPAPFDRLRLPLIGSPLFIVSGPELVIAQCKAGIIGSFPALNARPQSLLDEWLHQITEELAKHNRENPDRPAAPFAVNQIVHKTNDRIDADMATCEKWQVPMVITSLGAREEVYQAVKNWGGITMHDVINNRFAMKAIEKGATGLIPVAAGAGGHAGALSPFALMQEIREWFDGLVALSGSIAHGASILAAQSLRADFAYAGSAFIATEEANADAAYKQGIVDGDASGIVYTNLFTGVHGNYLRSSIEAAGLDPDNLPESDPSKMNFGSGGNTKAKAWKDIWGSGQGVGAIKSVGTVEDLVARMEREYHEAKARMLANSNYTSWAQLAEAAE; encoded by the coding sequence ATGCCGCTTCCCGCCCCGTTTGACCGCCTTCGCCTGCCGCTGATCGGATCGCCGCTTTTCATCGTATCCGGCCCGGAACTGGTGATCGCGCAGTGCAAGGCCGGGATCATCGGCAGCTTTCCGGCGCTGAATGCGCGCCCGCAATCGCTGCTCGACGAATGGCTGCACCAGATCACCGAAGAGCTGGCGAAGCACAACCGCGAGAACCCCGATCGCCCGGCGGCTCCGTTCGCCGTGAACCAGATCGTCCACAAGACCAATGACCGCATCGATGCCGACATGGCGACCTGCGAGAAGTGGCAGGTGCCGATGGTCATCACCTCCTTGGGCGCGCGCGAGGAAGTGTATCAGGCGGTCAAGAACTGGGGCGGGATCACGATGCACGACGTGATCAACAACCGCTTTGCCATGAAAGCCATCGAAAAGGGCGCGACCGGGCTGATTCCGGTGGCAGCGGGCGCTGGCGGCCATGCGGGCGCGCTGTCGCCATTTGCGCTGATGCAGGAGATTCGCGAGTGGTTTGACGGGCTGGTCGCACTGTCCGGCTCGATCGCGCACGGTGCCTCGATCCTTGCCGCGCAATCGCTGCGCGCCGACTTCGCCTATGCCGGAAGCGCCTTCATCGCGACCGAGGAAGCCAATGCCGACGCCGCCTACAAGCAGGGCATCGTCGATGGCGACGCAAGCGGGATCGTCTACACCAACCTCTTCACCGGGGTGCACGGCAACTACCTGCGCTCCTCGATCGAGGCAGCGGGCCTTGATCCCGACAATCTGCCGGAAAGCGATCCGTCGAAGATGAACTTCGGCAGCGGCGGCAACACCAAGGCCAAGGCTTGGAAGGACATCTGGGGCTCGGGCCAAGGCGTCGGCGCGATCAAGTCGGTCGGCACGGTTGAAGACCTGGTGGCGCGGATGGAGCGCGAATACCACGAGGCCAAGGCCCGGATGTTGGCGAATTCGAACTACACCTCGTGGGCGCAGTTGGCGGAGGCGGCGGAGTAA
- the pstA gene encoding phosphate ABC transporter permease PstA: MSNAVNTSSLGPTRTDAFAKRLKQRYTAERRFRALGMGAIVFSVSVLVFLLGNMLINGIGGFQRAEVEVTIDFPASGLSGDVASLSAPSAIQTLEMQGLDQIVAFYAEKQLGTDGAAEVSRDAWRDVAAELQADPTLIGRTEAFNLAASSNLAAGLAGEGSPEMQALAQRLVSEGRLAKNWDSGFLTRSDATSPQQVGIWGALKGSIFTMIVTFVLAFPIGVLAALYLEEYAPKNRWTELIEVSINNLAAVPSIIFGLLGLAVFLTLFPNLRSAPLIGGMTLALMTMPVIVISGRNAIKAVPPSIRDGALAVGASPVQVVFHHVLPLALPGMLTGTIIGMARALGETAPLLLIGMRAFVATPPDGFTSPATVLPMQIFLWSDEIDRGFVERTSAAIIVLLLFLMLMNGLAIYLRNKFEKTW, encoded by the coding sequence ATGAGTAACGCCGTGAACACCTCCAGCCTGGGCCCCACCCGAACAGACGCTTTCGCAAAACGGCTCAAGCAGCGCTACACTGCCGAGCGCCGCTTTCGCGCGCTGGGTATGGGCGCCATCGTTTTCTCAGTTTCAGTTCTGGTCTTCCTCCTCGGCAACATGCTGATCAACGGTATCGGCGGGTTTCAGCGGGCCGAAGTCGAAGTCACGATCGACTTCCCTGCCAGCGGCCTGAGCGGTGATGTCGCTTCCCTGTCAGCACCGAGCGCGATCCAGACACTGGAGATGCAGGGACTTGATCAGATCGTCGCTTTCTATGCCGAGAAGCAACTCGGAACAGATGGCGCAGCAGAAGTCAGCCGCGACGCATGGCGCGACGTGGCGGCCGAATTGCAGGCTGACCCCACGCTGATTGGCCGGACGGAAGCGTTCAACCTCGCCGCCTCTTCGAACCTAGCTGCAGGCCTCGCTGGCGAAGGATCGCCGGAGATGCAGGCGCTTGCCCAAAGGCTGGTGAGCGAAGGCAGGCTGGCCAAGAACTGGGACTCCGGCTTTCTGACCCGGTCGGATGCAACCAGCCCGCAGCAAGTCGGCATTTGGGGCGCGCTCAAGGGGTCGATCTTCACCATGATCGTCACCTTCGTTCTGGCGTTCCCGATCGGCGTCCTGGCGGCTCTGTATCTTGAAGAATACGCGCCGAAGAACCGTTGGACCGAACTGATCGAGGTCTCGATCAACAATCTGGCCGCAGTGCCTTCGATCATCTTTGGCCTTCTGGGTCTGGCCGTGTTTCTGACGCTGTTCCCCAACTTGCGATCAGCGCCCCTGATCGGGGGTATGACGCTGGCGCTGATGACCATGCCGGTCATCGTCATTTCCGGGCGCAACGCGATCAAGGCGGTACCTCCTTCGATCCGTGATGGCGCCCTCGCCGTCGGCGCATCGCCGGTACAGGTCGTGTTCCACCACGTCCTGCCGCTTGCCCTGCCCGGCATGCTCACGGGTACGATCATCGGCATGGCACGCGCGCTTGGTGAAACCGCGCCGCTGCTGTTGATCGGGATGCGCGCATTTGTCGCGACCCCTCCTGATGGTTTCACTTCCCCAGCCACCGTCCTGCCGATGCAAATTTTCCTGTGGTCGGACGAGATCGACCGGGGCTTTGTCGAGCGCACGAGCGCCGCAATCATCGTCCTGCTGCTGTTCCTCATGCTGATGAACGGCCTCGCCATTTATCTGCGCAACAAGTTCGAGAAGACCTGGTGA
- the pstB gene encoding phosphate ABC transporter ATP-binding protein PstB, whose amino-acid sequence MIARDVSVYYGSKKAIDEVSIDISPDYVTAFIGPSGCGKSTFLRCFNRMNDTIGAAKVTGLIELEGEDIHGDAMDVVQLRARVGMVFQKPNPFPKSIYENIAYGPKIHGLGEKKADLDEIVERSLRRAGLWDEVKDRLDESGTALSGGQQQRLCIARAIAVDPEVILMDEPASALDPIATAKIEELIDELSGRYAIVIVTHSMQQAARVSQRTAFFHLGKMIEYGPTSDIFQNPIEERTRDYITGRYG is encoded by the coding sequence ATGATCGCGCGTGATGTCTCTGTCTATTACGGCTCCAAGAAGGCCATCGACGAGGTGTCGATCGACATCTCGCCCGATTACGTGACCGCCTTCATCGGCCCGTCGGGCTGTGGGAAGTCGACCTTCCTGCGATGCTTCAATCGCATGAACGACACCATTGGTGCGGCAAAGGTAACCGGGCTGATCGAACTGGAAGGCGAGGACATCCACGGTGATGCCATGGATGTGGTACAATTGCGCGCGCGGGTCGGCATGGTTTTTCAAAAGCCCAATCCTTTTCCCAAATCGATTTACGAAAACATTGCCTACGGCCCGAAGATCCATGGTCTTGGCGAAAAGAAGGCGGACCTCGACGAAATCGTCGAGCGTTCGCTCAGGCGTGCCGGGCTTTGGGACGAAGTGAAGGACCGTCTCGACGAGTCGGGTACGGCACTTTCTGGCGGCCAGCAGCAACGCCTTTGCATCGCCCGAGCTATCGCCGTCGATCCAGAAGTCATCCTGATGGACGAACCGGCATCGGCGCTCGATCCCATCGCGACGGCCAAGATCGAGGAACTGATCGACGAACTTTCGGGTCGTTATGCGATTGTCATCGTCACGCACTCGATGCAGCAGGCCGCTCGCGTCAGCCAGCGGACCGCGTTTTTCCATCTCGGCAAGATGATCGAGTACGGGCCCACCTCGGATATCTTCCAAAATCCGATAGAAGAGCGTACCCGTGATTATATCACAGGTAGGTACGGATAA
- the recJ gene encoding single-stranded-DNA-specific exonuclease RecJ has protein sequence MNCRSLSNVLGVAQSLNGRAWQWRGGNMELAEGAHGLDNDIVTQLLMTRGVAADEVEKHAKPTMREFLPNPSEFRDMDRAAERIVKAIAAGEKITIYGDYDVDGATSAALLVELLRSLDVDAGYYIPDRLLEGYGPTGEALVQLAREGSSLIVTVDCGAMAHEALTMARDAGVDVIVVDHHKCAAELPPAAALVNPNRLDESDLAASHGHLAAVGVAFLLAIAIVRVLRADGYFNGRQEPDLMSLLDLVALGTVADVAALHGLNRAFVAQGLKILARRERIGMAALMDASRLTRAPVASDLGFALGPRINAGGRIGESTLGVRLLTSRDPEEAREIAEQLSRLNEERRAIEAEVQEAAEAQLAGQHNMAVQVLSGSGWHPGVIGIVAGRIKEKTGKPSIVIALDDADGTGKGSGRSISGVDLGAAIIAAREEGLLVAGGGHAMAAGLTIPADKLSAFTEFLDSRLARDVERARAGQVMHLDLSLAPGGLTPDLVTALEAAGPFGVGWPAPRVAVGPAHIIKADIVGKDHLRVIAAGQDGRSFKAIAFRAAETEMAQTLIHRSKGRRFHLAGRVKLDDWGSRPAAELHLEDAAFAD, from the coding sequence ATGAATTGCCGTTCCCTCTCCAATGTTCTCGGTGTCGCACAATCGCTTAACGGGCGTGCGTGGCAGTGGCGCGGCGGCAATATGGAACTGGCAGAGGGCGCACATGGCCTTGATAACGACATCGTCACCCAGTTGCTGATGACCCGGGGGGTCGCTGCAGACGAGGTGGAGAAACATGCGAAGCCCACCATGCGCGAATTTCTGCCCAATCCATCCGAGTTCCGGGATATGGATCGCGCTGCCGAAAGGATCGTGAAGGCGATAGCCGCCGGCGAAAAGATCACGATCTATGGCGACTACGATGTCGATGGGGCGACAAGCGCCGCGCTGCTGGTGGAATTGCTCCGTTCGCTGGATGTTGATGCAGGTTATTACATTCCGGACAGGCTGCTCGAAGGTTACGGTCCAACAGGTGAAGCCCTGGTGCAGCTTGCGCGCGAAGGCTCCAGCCTGATTGTCACTGTCGATTGCGGGGCCATGGCGCACGAAGCGCTGACTATGGCGCGCGATGCGGGTGTGGATGTCATCGTGGTGGATCACCACAAATGCGCAGCGGAGCTTCCTCCCGCCGCCGCATTGGTCAACCCCAATCGCCTTGACGAAAGCGATCTCGCGGCAAGCCACGGGCATCTTGCAGCGGTCGGCGTAGCCTTCCTGCTCGCCATTGCTATCGTTCGAGTCTTGAGAGCCGACGGCTACTTCAATGGACGTCAGGAACCAGACCTGATGAGCCTGCTCGATCTGGTAGCACTCGGCACAGTGGCCGACGTTGCTGCATTGCACGGGCTCAATCGTGCCTTTGTCGCTCAGGGCCTAAAGATTCTCGCGCGGCGCGAGCGGATCGGCATGGCCGCGCTGATGGATGCAAGCCGCCTTACCCGTGCGCCAGTGGCATCAGACCTAGGCTTTGCGTTGGGTCCACGGATCAATGCCGGTGGGAGAATTGGCGAGTCGACATTGGGTGTCCGATTGCTGACAAGCCGTGACCCGGAGGAAGCGCGCGAGATCGCAGAGCAGCTGTCGCGGTTGAACGAGGAACGGCGAGCCATCGAGGCGGAGGTTCAGGAGGCAGCCGAAGCGCAACTTGCCGGCCAGCACAATATGGCGGTGCAGGTGCTTTCCGGGAGTGGCTGGCACCCCGGAGTGATCGGGATCGTCGCCGGCCGGATCAAGGAGAAGACCGGCAAGCCGTCCATTGTAATTGCGCTGGACGATGCGGACGGGACGGGAAAAGGCTCAGGCCGATCGATCAGCGGCGTGGATCTTGGGGCAGCGATCATTGCTGCCCGCGAAGAAGGATTGCTGGTGGCCGGTGGCGGACATGCGATGGCGGCGGGCCTCACCATTCCCGCAGACAAGCTGTCTGCCTTTACCGAATTTCTCGATTCGCGGCTGGCTCGCGATGTCGAGCGCGCACGGGCCGGACAGGTCATGCACCTTGACCTGTCGCTGGCACCCGGAGGCCTTACGCCGGATCTTGTCACCGCGTTGGAGGCGGCAGGCCCGTTCGGTGTTGGCTGGCCGGCTCCGCGTGTCGCCGTTGGCCCCGCACACATCATCAAGGCAGACATAGTGGGCAAAGACCACCTGCGGGTGATTGCCGCTGGCCAAGACGGGCGTTCGTTCAAGGCCATCGCATTTCGTGCGGCTGAGACCGAGATGGCACAGACGCTGATCCACCGCAGCAAGGGACGGCGGTTCCATCTGGCTGGTCGGGTCAAGCTGGATGACTGGGGTAGCCGTCCGGCAGCAGAATTGCATCTGGAAGACGCGGCGTTTGCCGATTGA
- a CDS encoding amidohydrolase family protein: protein MTEAILEPDLPIIDPHHHLWDLRPMLPMFPQPRHRFIETLVPVAHYTFDQFSAEVNNSGHNVVATVFMECGAFYNGAYGDALKPVGEVEYVNGVAAQSASGLYGKARLCAGIVGHADLTRGAAAGEVLDALQAAAPGRFRGIRHQGAWDADPEVLGPPFHAPPQLYRDATFREGFAELGKRGMSFDAWILEPQIGDVIDLARAFPDTPICLDHCGTPLGMASYTGRLEERFGIWRDAIIELGKCENVMVKLGGLAMHNCALPEQGPAAGVGSEELARLWKPYIETCIEAFGTNRAMFESNYPVDRWGATYPVLWNAFKRITAGASADEKAALYAGNAKAFYRIEEVA from the coding sequence ATGACCGAAGCCATCCTTGAACCCGATCTGCCAATCATCGACCCGCACCATCACCTGTGGGACTTGCGGCCGATGCTGCCGATGTTTCCGCAGCCGCGCCATCGCTTCATCGAAACGCTGGTGCCGGTGGCGCACTACACTTTCGACCAGTTCAGCGCAGAGGTGAACAACAGCGGCCACAATGTCGTGGCGACGGTCTTCATGGAATGCGGGGCGTTCTACAACGGAGCCTATGGCGATGCTCTGAAGCCGGTGGGCGAAGTCGAGTATGTGAACGGCGTCGCTGCACAAAGCGCGAGCGGGCTTTATGGCAAGGCGCGGCTGTGCGCCGGGATCGTCGGTCATGCCGATCTGACGCGCGGCGCGGCGGCGGGCGAAGTGCTCGATGCCTTGCAGGCGGCGGCTCCGGGCCGGTTCCGCGGCATCCGCCATCAGGGCGCGTGGGATGCAGATCCCGAAGTGCTCGGCCCTCCGTTCCATGCCCCGCCCCAGCTGTACCGCGATGCGACCTTTCGCGAAGGCTTTGCCGAACTGGGCAAACGCGGGATGAGCTTTGACGCGTGGATACTGGAGCCGCAGATCGGCGATGTGATCGATCTGGCCCGCGCCTTCCCCGATACGCCCATCTGCCTTGACCATTGCGGCACTCCGCTGGGCATGGCGAGCTATACCGGCAGGCTGGAGGAACGCTTTGGCATCTGGCGCGATGCGATCATCGAACTGGGCAAATGCGAAAACGTGATGGTGAAGCTCGGCGGGCTGGCGATGCACAATTGCGCCCTGCCCGAACAAGGCCCCGCCGCCGGAGTCGGATCGGAGGAACTGGCGCGGCTGTGGAAGCCCTACATCGAGACATGCATCGAAGCCTTCGGCACTAACCGGGCGATGTTCGAAAGCAACTATCCGGTCGATCGCTGGGGCGCGACCTATCCGGTGCTGTGGAACGCGTTCAAGCGGATCACGGCAGGGGCCAGCGCGGACGAGAAAGCGGCGCTTTATGCCGGGAACGCGAAGGCCTTCTATCGCATTGAGGAGGTTGCGTAG
- a CDS encoding DUF2189 domain-containing protein: MATLDSAMPAPAIVASDLSLADLRAALGAGWRDFLAMPQYGLFFGGIYVLAGILIGYVAFVGGELSWLIPATAGFPLVAPFIAVGLYEASRRREAGEPLSWGKVLGALKGHGDEQILSMGVIVFVAFGFWMIVAHAIFAIFMAENGVGGESLAALLTPTGLTMLAVGSAVGAVMAFAFYTVTVISLPMLVDRNIDFLTAIIASIRTVKTNLFAMLAWAVIISVLLFIAMIPAFFGLMVALPVLGHATWHLYRRVVH; encoded by the coding sequence ATGGCCACGCTGGATAGCGCTATGCCCGCACCCGCGATTGTCGCAAGCGACCTTTCGTTAGCCGATCTTCGCGCCGCGCTTGGCGCCGGATGGCGCGATTTTCTTGCCATGCCGCAATACGGGCTGTTTTTTGGCGGCATCTATGTGCTGGCCGGCATCCTGATCGGCTATGTCGCATTTGTCGGGGGCGAGCTTTCGTGGCTGATCCCCGCGACAGCCGGGTTCCCGCTTGTCGCCCCTTTCATCGCGGTCGGCCTGTACGAAGCCAGCAGACGGCGAGAGGCGGGTGAGCCGCTGAGCTGGGGCAAGGTGCTGGGCGCGCTGAAAGGGCATGGTGACGAACAGATCCTGTCGATGGGGGTGATCGTTTTCGTCGCCTTCGGTTTCTGGATGATCGTCGCGCACGCGATCTTCGCGATCTTCATGGCGGAAAACGGCGTGGGCGGTGAATCGCTGGCCGCGCTGCTTACGCCAACGGGGCTGACGATGCTGGCAGTTGGCAGCGCCGTGGGCGCGGTGATGGCGTTTGCGTTCTATACCGTCACGGTGATCAGCCTGCCGATGCTGGTGGATCGTAACATCGATTTCCTCACCGCGATCATCGCCAGCATCCGCACCGTCAAAACCAACCTCTTCGCCATGCTGGCATGGGCGGTGATCATTTCAGTGCTGCTGTTCATCGCCATGATCCCGGCGTTCTTCGGCCTGATGGTGGCTCTGCCCGTCCTCGGCCACGCAACATGGCACCTGTATCGCCGGGTAGTTCACTGA
- a CDS encoding AHH domain-containing protein — MQRHHLLPRQLLGRQCFGRMFAAIGRGSIRFDDFRANGLLLPATEKASMRTSLPLHRGPHHRYNEMVIERVGAIEANWATTRRQSPEVAAEEAVFRLALLQRALRRRLLAERNRIILNRNDPLGTGFDFTELDAMAEALWAAS; from the coding sequence ATGCAGCGGCATCACTTGCTTCCCCGACAGTTGCTTGGGCGGCAGTGTTTCGGGCGGATGTTCGCGGCGATCGGGCGCGGGTCGATACGGTTTGACGACTTTCGCGCCAACGGCCTGCTGCTTCCTGCGACCGAGAAGGCGTCGATGCGCACTTCGCTGCCGCTGCACCGGGGGCCGCACCATCGCTATAACGAGATGGTGATCGAGCGCGTCGGTGCCATCGAAGCGAACTGGGCCACCACACGCCGCCAGTCACCAGAGGTCGCTGCCGAGGAGGCCGTCTTCCGCCTCGCGCTGCTTCAGAGGGCATTGCGACGGCGGCTGCTGGCGGAACGCAACCGCATCATCCTCAATCGCAACGATCCGCTCGGCACCGGCTTCGACTTTACCGAGCTCGACGCCATGGCCGAGGCGCTGTGGGCCGCAAGCTGA
- a CDS encoding flavodoxin family protein: protein MNNARNLLVIWHSRTGASKAMAQAAADHPNANLMRARDVGAEHLLAHAGFLFVGPENLAALSGEMKEMFDANYYPVLGRLEGRAYATIIAAGSDGEGAQRQLDRIATGWRLRRVADPMIVHFDAQTPEAILAEKSPCNKVLHDCRELGTGLAEGLSMGLF, encoded by the coding sequence ATGAACAATGCCCGCAATCTTCTCGTCATCTGGCACAGCCGGACTGGAGCCAGCAAGGCGATGGCGCAAGCCGCGGCCGATCACCCGAATGCGAATTTGATGCGCGCTCGGGACGTAGGCGCCGAGCATCTGCTCGCACACGCGGGTTTCCTCTTTGTCGGCCCCGAAAATCTCGCCGCATTGTCGGGCGAGATGAAAGAGATGTTCGATGCGAATTACTACCCGGTGCTCGGCAGGCTTGAAGGCCGTGCCTATGCGACGATTATCGCGGCGGGATCGGATGGCGAGGGGGCTCAGCGGCAGCTGGATCGCATCGCGACGGGCTGGCGGTTGCGCAGGGTGGCTGACCCGATGATTGTCCATTTCGACGCTCAGACGCCCGAAGCGATCCTTGCAGAAAAATCGCCATGCAACAAAGTCTTGCATGATTGCCGAGAACTCGGCACCGGGTTGGCCGAGGGGCTGTCGATGGGGCTTTTCTGA
- the pstC gene encoding phosphate ABC transporter permease subunit PstC — protein MSPITLFLIAVGLGLIGWLAGRAKAWSFQKENPDVRPAARPVYYAWYVAVWVIVPVLAFAVAWSLIAPQLIMQSVLASPAAEVLPSFGFEREAWIAEARAVATGNAVGVFNEEAAALVEPFREAIGRYNLIGIAITILIAFAGGAWSFLRVKPDFRARTKVERTVMTVLLLASLVAILTTFGIVASLVFETVRFFGMVSPIDFLFGTFWAPDPMSNPANPDGSRYGAIPLFWGTILIGAIIAMIVAIPLGLMSAVYLTQYADPRLRAWIKPALEILAGVPTVVYGYFAALTIAPAIRDAAVAVGISGASTESALAAGVVMGVMIIPFVSSMADDAMAAVPGAMRDGSLAMGATQSETIKRVLFPAALPGIVAGIMLAVSRAIGETMIVVMAASPAANLTANPLEPMSTVTVQIVKLLTGEQTTEHPATLSAFALGFVLFVVTLVLNIIALRVVKRFREAYE, from the coding sequence ATGTCGCCCATCACTCTTTTCTTGATTGCCGTCGGACTTGGTCTCATCGGCTGGCTTGCCGGCAGGGCCAAGGCGTGGAGCTTTCAGAAGGAAAACCCGGATGTCCGGCCCGCTGCACGCCCGGTGTATTATGCCTGGTATGTAGCGGTGTGGGTGATAGTGCCTGTTCTCGCGTTCGCGGTGGCATGGTCTCTGATTGCCCCGCAACTGATCATGCAGAGCGTCCTCGCATCACCCGCCGCGGAAGTACTCCCGAGCTTCGGCTTTGAACGCGAAGCATGGATCGCCGAAGCGCGAGCGGTTGCCACAGGCAATGCAGTCGGCGTCTTCAACGAAGAAGCAGCAGCGCTGGTCGAACCCTTCCGCGAAGCAATAGGCCGCTACAATCTGATCGGCATTGCAATCACCATCCTTATCGCTTTCGCTGGCGGTGCATGGTCGTTCTTGCGCGTGAAGCCGGACTTCCGCGCTCGCACCAAGGTCGAACGGACGGTGATGACTGTGCTGTTGCTCGCATCGCTCGTCGCGATCCTGACCACCTTCGGTATCGTTGCGAGCCTCGTTTTTGAGACCGTCCGTTTCTTCGGCATGGTTTCGCCGATTGATTTCCTATTCGGCACTTTCTGGGCCCCCGATCCGATGAGCAACCCGGCAAATCCGGACGGTTCACGTTACGGAGCGATCCCGCTGTTCTGGGGTACGATCCTGATCGGGGCGATCATCGCAATGATTGTCGCCATCCCACTTGGCCTGATGAGCGCAGTTTACCTCACCCAGTATGCAGATCCGCGCCTGCGTGCATGGATCAAGCCCGCGCTGGAGATTCTCGCGGGCGTTCCTACAGTGGTTTACGGCTATTTCGCCGCGCTTACGATTGCCCCCGCTATCCGTGACGCAGCAGTTGCTGTGGGCATTTCAGGCGCATCGACGGAAAGCGCGCTAGCCGCCGGTGTCGTGATGGGCGTGATGATCATTCCATTCGTTTCCTCGATGGCTGACGATGCCATGGCGGCCGTTCCTGGAGCCATGCGTGATGGCAGTCTCGCAATGGGAGCAACCCAGTCCGAAACGATCAAGCGTGTGCTTTTTCCCGCTGCCCTTCCGGGGATCGTGGCGGGCATCATGCTCGCCGTGAGCCGCGCGATCGGAGAAACAATGATTGTGGTCATGGCCGCCTCGCCTGCGGCAAACCTTACTGCCAACCCGCTCGAACCGATGTCGACCGTGACCGTTCAGATTGTCAAGCTGCTGACTGGCGAACAAACGACCGAGCACCCGGCAACGCTCAGTGCATTCGCACTGGGCTTCGTTCTTTTCGTCGTGACCCTTGTCCTTAACATCATCGCGCTTCGTGTCGTCAAACGGTTCCGTGAAGCTTATGAGTAA